A DNA window from Ctenopharyngodon idella isolate HZGC_01 chromosome 10, HZGC01, whole genome shotgun sequence contains the following coding sequences:
- the LOC127521626 gene encoding beta-1,3-galactosyltransferase 2-like: MAIKNICQSLAQDRSPHTIKSAFILLLMLTFLLSAIAYASDFSLDTLRFPQTWFTKVMNQTHYKVNYGIWANQNQKDRLAPLPGQQIQQRGTAIYYHIAHPSNYNFILDEPDKCKQNPFLVLMVPVAPNQVAARNAIRSTWGNESTVQGKAVITLFLVALTGGSDSEKTQQQLEEESRQHRDLLQSNFVDSYFNLTIKTMVIMDWLATRCPQANFSMKVDSDMYLNLENLMTLLLAPDTPRQNYITGMVMWNRPVVRSKNSKWYVSEELYPEPYYPTYLLGMGYVFSNDLPEKIVEASKDVKAFNIEDAYVGACLKQLGVAPSSPPNPSQFRAYLGQYIREDFFKVITTILGSPQQLIDIWKDVKRPT, translated from the exons ATggctattaaaaacatttgtcaaAG TTTGGCTCAGGATAGAAGTCCACATACAATTAAAAGTGCATTTATTCTGCTGCTTATGTTGACATTCTTATTGTCTGCCATTGCTTACGCCTCTGATTTCTCTTTGGACACACTTAGGTTCCCTCAAACATGGTTTACTAAAGTCATGAATCAGACTCATTATAAGGTAAATTATGGCATTTGGgccaatcaaaatcaaaaagatAGACTAGCACCTTTGCCAGGTCAACAAATCCAACAAAGAGGTACAGCAATTTATTATCACATAGCTCATCCAAGCAACTATAATTTCATTCTGGATGAACCTGATAAGTGTAAGCAGAATCCGTTCCTGGTCTTGATGGTCCCTGTGGCGCCCAATCAGGTAGCAGCTCGTAACGCCATCCGGAGCACGTGGGGGAATGAGAGCACAGTCCAGGGAAAAGCAGTGATTACTCTGTTCCTGGTGGCTTTGACTGGAGGATCCGACTCTGAAAAAACTCAACAGCAGCTGGAGGAAGAGAGCCGACAACACAGAGACTTACTGCAGAGCAACTTTGTGGACTCGTACTTCAACCTGACTATAAAGACAATGGTGATCATGGACTGGCTGGCCACTCGTTGCCCTCAAGCAAATTTCAGTATGAAGGTTGATTCTGACATGTACTTAAACCTGGAAAACCTGATGACCCTTCTATTGGCACCCGACACACCCAGACAGAACTACATCACTGGAATGGTGATGTGGAACCGGCCCGTCGTCAGAAGCaaaaactcaaaatggtacGTGTCAGAGGAGCTGTACCCCGAACCGTACTACCCCACATACCTGCTGGGAATGGGATATGTTTTCTCCAATGACCTGCCAGAAAAAATAGTTGAGGCTTCCAAGGACGTAAAGGCCTTTAACATAGAAGATGCATATGTGGGTGCTTGTCTGAAACAGTTGGGCGTTGCACCCTCATCCCCCCCAAACCCTTCACAGTTTAGAGCCTATCTGGGACAATATATACGAGAGGATTTTTTCAAGGTCATTACGACAATCCTGGGATCCCCACAGCAGCTAATAGACATCTGGAAGGATGTAAAGAGGCCCACATAA